The proteins below come from a single Pieris brassicae chromosome 1, ilPieBrab1.1, whole genome shotgun sequence genomic window:
- the LOC123710082 gene encoding putative malate dehydrogenase 1B: MVVRIIIAGESQCKAFAEICLVADHLSKQLPDFRYERIEKPVLEWNAWMYKINQKNKWHHSGSPLVWKELLATGSKPFYIGGGPEFLDYCYSYYKFDVFMAPARYENLVLNYRQYDKNMKQESKFHIDSEFEMEENIKKNTFSVCISGSGKPITMYLISELLEMSSSEKGVYKVYIYDQRCSSSFMELVERECSFIETNYAAKVVKYVDKIGLALTNTDVLIILDHVPFSPEQSIGGWLYENKKIMHNIAQMINASASSKMKIILPNLGPACYNATVLSESLTHISKHNIVIATSDLGMEVTPIITKIAEIPMRNMFCPPVWGFVGVNHLVDINNSIHKYNEFYPFSRYKKVKNSSLCIGSLTPQMRTIEYLIFFDESLWIKVAEEKTKSIDSSCLNKSIAIMDLLKSWLVDENPEEIITLGVHCDGSFGLDFDGYFSQPCHLINGKWRPFKNYMLPKTPHMTLSYLLSMAKLIMTIQKTELPRIIPRKLCICKRKQHVKKNVWY, from the exons atggttGTGCGAATTATAATAGCTGGTGAATCACAGTGTAAAGCGTTTGCTGAAATATGCCTCGTGGCAGATCATTTATCAAAACAATTACCAGATTTTCGCTACGAGCGTATAGAAAAACCAGTGCTGGAGTGgaat gCTTGGATGTACAAAATAAACCAGAAAAATAAATGGCATCATAGTGGTTCACCCCTTGTTTGGAAAGAATTATTAGCAACAGGGAGTAAGCCCTTTTATATCGGAGGAGGACCTGAATTTTTAGACTATTGCTACTCTTATTACAAATTTGATGTTTTCATGGCGCCTGCGCGATatgaaaatttagttttaaactaCAGACAATACGACAAAAACATGAAACAAGAATCTAAATTTCACATTGATTCGGAATTTGAAATggaagaaaacattaaaaaaaatacttttagtgTATGTATATCTGGATCCGGAAAACCAATCACTATGTATTTGATATCGGAGTTATTAGAAATGAGTTCAAGCGAAAAGGgtgtttataaagtttatatatatgacCAACGGTGCTCTTCGTCTTTTATGGAATTAGTTGAACGTGAATGTAGTTTCATCGAGACCAATTACGCAGCAAAAGTAGTCAAATACGTAGATAAAATTGGCCTGGCCCTTACTAATAccgatgttttaataatacttgATCATGTTCCGTTCAG TCCAGAGCAATCTATTGGTGGATGGTTATACgagaacaaaaaaattatgcataacattGCTCAAATGATAAATGCATCAGCATCatcaaaaatgaaaataattttaccaaatTTGGGCCCAGCTTGTTACAATGCAACAGTTTTGTCAGAATCACTAACACATATAAGTAAACATAACATAGTAATTGCTACATCAGATTTAGGAATGGAAGTTACTcctattattacaaaaattgcTGAAATTCCTATGAGAAATATGTTTTGCCCACCAGTTTGGGGTTTCGTTGGAGTCAATCATTTagtagatattaataattcaattcacaaaTACAATGAATTTTACCCTTTTAgtagatataaaaaagttaaaaattctAGTTTGTGTATTGGCTCATTAACACCACAAATGAGaactatagaatatttaatatttttcgatGAATCCTTGTGGATAAAAGTTGCAGAAGAAAAG acaaaATCTATAGACAGTTCGTGCCTTAATAAAAGCATAGCGATTATGGATTTACTTAAATCATGGCTGGTTGACGAAAATCCGGAAGAAATTATAACCCTTGGTGTTCATTGTGATG GGTCATTTGGATTGGACTTTGATGGTTACTTCTCTCAGCCATGCCACCTTATTAATGGTAAATGGAGACCTTTCAAGAATTATATGTTACCGAAAACGCCACATATGACTCTTTCTTACTTATTGAGCATGGCTAAGTTGATCATGACAATACAAAAAACTGAATTACCTAGGATTATTCCAAGAAAACTTTGTATTTGTAAACGAAAACAGCATGTCAAAAAGAACGTGTGGTATTAG